A genome region from Staphylococcus capitis subsp. capitis includes the following:
- a CDS encoding excalibur calcium-binding domain-containing protein encodes MKTSLTSTKKKHTAVKPTSTKPATIHHYSKKSKTPSKAKSTSKKEYFKNCTALRKKYPHGVKKGHPAYRAKLDRDKDNYACEVR; translated from the coding sequence GTGAAAACTTCTCTAACTTCGACTAAGAAAAAACACACAGCAGTTAAACCAACTTCAACTAAACCGGCTACGATACATCATTATTCAAAAAAATCTAAGACACCTTCTAAAGCTAAAAGTACCTCTAAGAAAGAATATTTTAAAAACTGTACAGCTTTAAGAAAGAAATATCCTCACGGCGTTAAAAAGGGACATCCTGCTTATCGGGCTAAACTAGATCGAGATAAAGATAACTATGCTTGTGAAGTTAGATAA
- a CDS encoding Glu/Leu/Phe/Val dehydrogenase → MIFETMEQKDYEQLVFCQDEVTGLKAIICIHDTTLGPALGGCRVRNDYESEEEAIEDAMNLARGMTYKNAAAGLNLGGGKTVVMGAPDKQNEEAFYRALGRYVNTLNGRYYTAEDVGTSEHEMNLIYKETPYVCGTSKSFGSAGNPSPMTAYGIYIALKRTVAEKFDGDKLEGKTVAVQGVGHVSYELCRLLNEDGVKLIVTDINKDNAQRAVDDFGAEFVEPDDIFSVDADIFAPCALGGVLNDDTIPQLKVKAVCGSANNQLKDEDKHSKMLEDKGILYAPDYIVNSGGVINTADELNGYNEERAKESIESIDQILKHIFDISDEHNETPLEASQHFAETRMKQISHIKDIRK, encoded by the coding sequence ATGATTTTTGAAACTATGGAGCAAAAAGACTATGAACAACTTGTCTTTTGTCAAGATGAAGTAACAGGGCTTAAGGCAATCATTTGTATCCATGATACTACATTGGGACCAGCATTAGGTGGATGTCGTGTTAGAAATGATTATGAATCTGAGGAAGAGGCCATTGAGGATGCAATGAATTTAGCACGTGGCATGACATATAAAAATGCTGCTGCTGGTTTAAACCTTGGTGGAGGAAAGACAGTAGTGATGGGCGCACCTGATAAACAGAATGAAGAAGCATTCTATAGAGCGTTAGGTCGTTATGTTAATACATTAAATGGTCGTTATTATACTGCAGAAGATGTTGGTACTTCTGAACATGAAATGAACTTAATATATAAAGAAACACCATATGTATGCGGAACTAGTAAATCATTTGGCTCAGCCGGTAACCCAAGTCCTATGACTGCCTATGGTATTTATATTGCATTGAAACGTACTGTAGCAGAAAAATTCGATGGAGATAAACTTGAAGGTAAAACAGTCGCTGTTCAAGGTGTCGGTCATGTATCATACGAGTTATGCCGTTTATTAAATGAAGATGGTGTAAAATTAATTGTTACAGATATTAATAAAGACAATGCACAACGAGCTGTTGATGATTTCGGTGCGGAGTTTGTTGAACCAGATGATATATTCTCTGTAGACGCAGATATCTTTGCACCTTGTGCATTGGGTGGTGTTTTAAATGATGATACGATTCCTCAATTAAAAGTAAAAGCAGTATGTGGTTCAGCTAACAATCAATTAAAAGATGAAGATAAACATAGTAAAATGTTAGAAGATAAAGGTATTCTATATGCACCAGATTACATTGTAAATAGTGGTGGTGTTATCAATACTGCTGATGAATTAAATGGCTATAATGAGGAAAGAGCTAAAGAAAGTATTGAAAGTATCGATCAAATATTAAAACACATCTTTGATATTTCAGATGAACATAATGAAACACCACTTGAAGCATCTCAACACTTTGCTGAAACTAGAATGAAGCAAATTTCTCATATTAAAGATATTAGAAAATAA
- the fakA gene encoding fatty acid kinase catalytic subunit FakA: MISKINGKLFADMIIQGAQNLSNNADLVDSLNVYPVPDGDTGTNMNLTITSGREEVENNLSQNIGELGKTFSKGLLMGARGNSGVILSQLFRGFCKNIENNDDINAQQLAESFQAGVETAYRAVMKPVEGTILTVAKDAAAASVDKAQSTEDCIELMEHTIQAAKESLDNTPNLLSVLKEVGVVDSGGKGLLCVYEGFLKGLKGEKVEAQAPKLDTESLVNDDHDFHGVINTEDIVYGYCTEMMVRFGKNKKPFEEQEFRNDMSEFGDSLLVINDDEIVKVHVHTEHPGDVFNYGQQYGELIKLKVENMREQHREVIRKEQSGQEQKGKVDQPKTVETAVITISMGDGISELFESMGATHIISGGQTMNPSTEDIVKVIEQSECKRAIILPNNKNILMASKQAASIVDVDTVVIPTKSIPQGITALFQYDEELSLEDNKNHMETALEEVQSGSVTYAVRDTKIDGIEIKKDEFMGLAEDKIVTSDADQLTAVKGLLDKLLTDDSEILTMISGEESNQDVTEQLSEWIEETYPGVEVEHHEGGQPIYQYFFAVE, encoded by the coding sequence ATGATTAGCAAAATAAATGGTAAATTATTTGCCGATATGATTATACAAGGGGCTCAAAATTTATCAAATAATGCAGATTTAGTAGATTCTTTAAATGTTTATCCTGTACCAGATGGAGATACTGGGACGAATATGAATCTAACAATTACTTCTGGACGCGAGGAAGTAGAAAATAATCTATCTCAAAATATTGGTGAGTTAGGAAAGACGTTCTCTAAAGGATTACTTATGGGGGCACGTGGTAATTCGGGCGTTATTCTTTCTCAATTATTTAGAGGTTTTTGTAAAAACATCGAAAATAATGACGATATCAATGCACAACAACTAGCTGAGAGTTTTCAAGCAGGAGTGGAAACAGCATATAGAGCAGTAATGAAACCAGTTGAAGGAACAATTTTAACTGTCGCAAAAGATGCAGCTGCTGCATCAGTTGATAAAGCTCAAAGCACAGAAGATTGTATTGAACTTATGGAGCATACTATACAAGCTGCTAAGGAATCGTTAGACAATACACCTAACTTATTGTCAGTGCTTAAAGAAGTAGGTGTCGTTGACAGTGGTGGTAAGGGATTATTATGCGTATATGAAGGTTTTCTTAAAGGTCTAAAAGGAGAAAAAGTAGAAGCTCAAGCTCCTAAATTAGATACGGAATCACTTGTCAATGATGACCATGATTTTCACGGTGTAATCAATACTGAAGATATTGTTTATGGTTACTGTACAGAGATGATGGTTCGTTTTGGTAAAAATAAAAAACCATTTGAAGAGCAGGAATTTAGAAATGATATGAGTGAATTTGGTGACTCATTACTTGTAATAAATGATGATGAAATCGTAAAAGTTCATGTTCATACAGAACATCCTGGTGATGTATTTAATTATGGGCAACAGTATGGCGAATTAATTAAACTTAAAGTAGAAAATATGAGAGAGCAACATAGAGAGGTTATTCGCAAAGAACAAAGTGGACAAGAACAAAAAGGCAAAGTAGATCAACCTAAAACTGTGGAAACAGCCGTAATCACAATTTCCATGGGTGACGGTATTTCAGAATTGTTTGAATCTATGGGTGCAACTCACATCATTAGTGGCGGACAGACAATGAATCCTTCAACAGAGGATATTGTTAAAGTTATTGAGCAATCCGAATGTAAGCGAGCAATTATCTTACCTAATAACAAAAATATTTTAATGGCAAGTAAACAAGCAGCAAGTATCGTTGATGTTGATACTGTAGTGATTCCAACTAAATCGATACCTCAAGGTATTACTGCTTTATTCCAATATGATGAAGAGTTATCTCTTGAAGATAATAAAAATCATATGGAAACAGCACTTGAGGAAGTCCAATCAGGTTCAGTCACTTATGCAGTCCGTGATACTAAAATTGATGGTATCGAAATTAAAAAAGATGAATTTATGGGACTAGCAGAAGATAAAATTGTAACAAGCGATGCTGATCAATTAACAGCGGTGAAAGGTTTACTAGACAAATTACTTACTGACGATAGTGAAATTTTAACTATGATTAGTGGGGAAGAATCTAATCAAGATGTCACTGAACAACTAAGTGAATGGATTGAAGAAACATATCCAGGTGTGGAAGTTGAACATCATGAGGGTGGTCAACCTATTTATCAGTATTTCTTTGCAGTTGAATAG
- a CDS encoding Asp23/Gls24 family envelope stress response protein has product MTLEISNDYGKIDISNEVIASVVGGKAVESYGIVGMASRQQVRDGIAEILGHDNYAKGIKVREENGTIDIDMYIIVSYGVKISEVASNLQSTVKYTLEKTLNVKVNSINIFVQGVRVNDTGKKV; this is encoded by the coding sequence ATGACATTAGAAATTTCAAATGATTATGGCAAAATTGATATTTCAAATGAAGTGATTGCATCTGTAGTAGGTGGTAAAGCCGTTGAAAGTTATGGCATAGTCGGTATGGCTTCTAGACAACAAGTAAGGGACGGTATTGCTGAGATTCTAGGACATGATAATTATGCTAAAGGCATCAAAGTAAGAGAAGAAAATGGCACGATTGATATAGATATGTATATTATTGTGAGTTATGGAGTGAAAATTTCTGAAGTAGCTAGTAACCTTCAATCCACAGTTAAATATACACTCGAAAAAACACTTAATGTTAAAGTCAATTCTATTAATATTTTCGTACAAGGTGTACGTGTAAACGATACAGGCAAAAAGGTTTAG
- the rpmB gene encoding 50S ribosomal protein L28 produces the protein MGKQCYVTGRKASTGNNRSHALNANKRRWNANLQKVRILVDGKPKKVWVSARALKSGKVTRV, from the coding sequence ATGGGTAAACAATGTTACGTAACAGGTCGTAAAGCTTCGACTGGTAATAATCGTTCACACGCTTTAAATGCGAACAAACGCAGATGGAACGCTAACCTTCAAAAAGTTAGAATCCTTGTAGACGGAAAACCTAAAAAAGTTTGGGTTTCTGCACGTGCTTTAAAATCTGGTAAAGTTACTAGAGTTTAA
- a CDS encoding thiamine diphosphokinase has product MKINLLCSNRLLPTHLFMMEQHSHWAGIDRGALILVENGIEPVFSVGDFDSVNEEERLILKDQLNIHPVKAEKDDTDLALGVQKAVEQGYSSITIYGATGGRLDHFMGVIQILQKPEYLKCHINIQIIDVQNEITLLSQGEHQVNQDSTYPYISFIPLNDEVIISLEGFKYNLSHEHLESGSTLTISNEVTTNVAKVNVEKGTVLQMRSTD; this is encoded by the coding sequence ATGAAAATTAATTTATTATGTTCGAATCGATTACTCCCCACTCATTTATTTATGATGGAACAACATTCACACTGGGCCGGTATTGATAGAGGTGCGCTTATACTTGTTGAAAATGGTATAGAGCCTGTATTTTCTGTAGGAGACTTTGACTCAGTCAATGAAGAGGAAAGACTTATATTAAAAGATCAATTAAATATTCATCCTGTAAAAGCTGAAAAAGATGATACTGATCTCGCACTTGGCGTGCAAAAGGCTGTAGAACAAGGATATTCGTCAATTACAATTTACGGAGCAACTGGCGGGAGATTAGATCATTTTATGGGAGTAATTCAAATTTTACAAAAGCCTGAATATTTAAAGTGTCATATCAATATTCAAATTATAGATGTGCAAAATGAAATTACTTTACTAAGTCAAGGTGAACATCAAGTTAACCAAGATAGTACCTATCCATACATTTCATTTATTCCATTAAACGATGAGGTAATCATATCATTAGAAGGATTTAAATATAATTTGAGTCACGAGCATTTAGAATCGGGTTCTACATTAACTATTTCAAATGAAGTTACAACAAATGTTGCTAAGGTGAATGTGGAAAAGGGAACTGTTTTACAAATGAGAAGTACTGATTAA
- the rpe gene encoding ribulose-phosphate 3-epimerase — MVKVLPSLLSVDFLNLKEELDHLEKANVDGLHFDVMDGKFVPNISIGIPLLDAVRSYSKLPIDVHLMIEQPENYIHLFAEHGADMISVHVEATPHIHRAIEEIKLHKKKAGVVINPGTPVESILPVLSIVDYVLVMTVNPGFGGQSFIDQCINKIEQLNQIKHENNLTFDIEVDGGINDSTSKYCVEQGATMLVTGSYFFKQDDYAKVTNALKG, encoded by the coding sequence ATGGTTAAGGTTTTACCTTCACTTTTATCAGTTGATTTTTTAAATTTAAAAGAAGAATTAGATCATTTAGAGAAAGCGAATGTTGATGGCTTACACTTCGATGTTATGGATGGGAAGTTTGTACCTAATATTTCTATAGGTATACCGCTTTTGGATGCAGTACGCAGTTATTCTAAATTACCAATTGATGTACATTTAATGATTGAACAGCCTGAAAACTATATACATTTATTTGCTGAGCATGGCGCAGATATGATTTCAGTTCACGTAGAAGCAACTCCACATATTCACCGTGCAATTGAAGAAATTAAATTACATAAGAAGAAAGCCGGAGTTGTCATCAATCCAGGCACGCCTGTAGAGTCTATTTTACCTGTGTTAAGTATTGTTGATTACGTTTTAGTTATGACTGTTAATCCAGGGTTTGGTGGACAATCATTTATTGATCAATGTATTAACAAAATTGAACAACTCAACCAAATTAAACATGAGAATAATCTTACATTCGATATTGAAGTTGATGGAGGCATAAATGATTCAACAAGTAAATATTGTGTTGAGCAAGGCGCAACAATGCTTGTTACAGGTTCTTATTTCTTTAAACAAGACGACTATGCAAAGGTCACAAATGCATTGAAAGGCTAA
- the rsgA gene encoding ribosome small subunit-dependent GTPase A, which produces MKTGRIVKLISGVYQVDVDGVRFDTKPRGLFRKKKFSPVVGDIVDFEVQNEQEGYIHHVHERENELKRPPVSNIDELVIVMSAVEPQFSTQLLDRFLVIAHSYDLEPRILITKKDLTTEDDREYIQAMLNVYQEIGYRTQFIGKDDNRVDIVNEWNNGLIVLSGQSGVGKTTFLNHYRPELNLETNDISKSLNRGKHTTRHVELYERTYGYIADTPGFSALDFDHIEKDELKNYFVDIKDAGQECKFRNCNHIKEPKCNVKQLVDEGEIAQFRYEHYLQLFNEISNRKVRY; this is translated from the coding sequence TTGAAGACTGGACGTATCGTTAAACTCATTAGTGGTGTCTATCAAGTAGATGTTGATGGTGTTCGATTTGACACCAAGCCACGAGGGTTGTTTAGAAAGAAAAAATTTTCTCCGGTAGTAGGAGATATCGTAGATTTTGAAGTTCAAAATGAACAAGAGGGCTATATTCATCATGTTCACGAAAGAGAAAATGAACTTAAGCGACCACCTGTCAGTAATATAGATGAGCTAGTTATTGTAATGAGTGCTGTTGAGCCTCAATTTTCAACTCAATTACTTGATCGTTTCTTAGTCATAGCACATTCTTATGATTTAGAACCTCGAATACTGATTACTAAGAAAGATTTAACTACAGAGGATGACCGTGAATACATTCAAGCTATGCTAAATGTATATCAAGAAATTGGATACCGTACACAGTTTATTGGTAAAGACGATAATAGAGTCGATATTGTCAATGAATGGAACAATGGTTTGATTGTTTTAAGCGGACAATCAGGTGTAGGTAAAACTACTTTTCTTAATCATTATCGCCCAGAGTTAAATTTAGAAACAAATGATATCTCGAAATCATTGAATAGAGGTAAGCATACGACTAGACATGTAGAATTATATGAGAGAACTTATGGTTATATTGCTGATACGCCAGGGTTTAGTGCACTCGACTTTGATCATATTGAAAAAGATGAACTTAAAAATTATTTTGTTGATATTAAGGATGCGGGACAAGAGTGTAAATTCAGAAATTGTAATCATATCAAAGAACCTAAATGCAACGTTAAACAGTTAGTTGATGAGGGAGAAATAGCTCAATTTAGATATGAGCATTATTTACAGTTATTTAATGAAATCTCTAATAGAAAGGTACGATATTAA
- a CDS encoding MFS transporter — protein sequence MPNEKLDRHINLLLVVGIMLVAANLRAPITSVGVALPSIKETLHTTNSALSLMTVVPLIAFGIVSFFASKIGNTLGLERTIFGALIFIFLGILLRSIIGLSWLYIGTTLIGIGIAFGNVLAPAIVKTRFPLHIGIMTGLYTVVMNVVGSLSSSVISPLTSHFNYAIALGLMSVITLFTIIIWTFQLKQQPPRATNTVHSQINIWKSLLAWRVTIFMGAQSLIFYTIINWLPELLTDHGISIQTSGIYVSILQIAIIPLTFITPIITTKMKSQVPLTLLTSILFMIGVLCLIFVNYKYVWLGIILIGVASGLAFGLANTLFVVRTESGQTAAKLSGMAQSIGYLLAAIGPFLFGIFHDLTHNWTLSLSVLLVTSLLILLFGTKAGSQITIEQTKTK from the coding sequence ATGCCTAATGAAAAATTAGATAGACACATTAATTTATTATTAGTAGTAGGAATTATGTTGGTAGCAGCTAACTTACGTGCTCCCATTACATCGGTTGGCGTGGCATTACCTTCTATTAAAGAAACATTACATACAACTAACAGTGCACTTAGTTTAATGACTGTAGTTCCTTTAATAGCATTTGGAATTGTATCATTTTTTGCTTCTAAAATAGGCAATACATTAGGTTTAGAACGAACAATATTCGGAGCTTTAATCTTTATATTTTTAGGTATCTTATTACGGTCAATAATTGGACTAAGTTGGCTATATATTGGTACAACACTTATTGGAATAGGTATTGCGTTCGGTAATGTATTAGCACCAGCTATAGTTAAAACACGGTTCCCACTTCATATTGGTATTATGACGGGGCTATATACCGTAGTAATGAATGTTGTAGGAAGTTTAAGTTCTTCAGTTATAAGTCCATTAACCTCACATTTCAACTATGCAATCGCATTAGGACTAATGTCTGTGATTACTTTATTTACTATCATTATATGGACTTTTCAACTAAAGCAACAACCACCTAGAGCTACCAACACTGTTCATAGTCAAATCAACATTTGGAAGTCTCTATTAGCTTGGCGAGTTACAATTTTTATGGGTGCACAATCTCTTATCTTTTATACAATTATTAATTGGTTACCAGAATTACTAACCGATCACGGCATATCTATACAAACCTCAGGTATCTATGTATCAATATTACAAATTGCTATTATACCTTTAACTTTCATCACACCTATTATTACTACAAAAATGAAATCACAAGTGCCATTAACTTTATTAACGAGCATTCTTTTTATGATAGGCGTACTTTGTTTAATATTTGTTAATTACAAATATGTATGGCTAGGCATCATCTTAATAGGTGTAGCAAGTGGTCTAGCATTTGGATTAGCTAACACATTATTCGTTGTTCGTACTGAAAGTGGACAAACTGCGGCTAAATTGTCAGGCATGGCACAATCTATTGGTTATTTACTTGCTGCGATTGGTCCATTCTTATTTGGAATTTTCCACGATTTAACACATAACTGGACACTATCACTTAGCGTGTTACTCGTTACGTCACTACTGATTCTTCTCTTCGGAACAAAAGCAGGTAGTCAAATAACTATTGAACAAACGAAAACAAAATAA
- the pknB gene encoding Stk1 family PASTA domain-containing Ser/Thr kinase, whose amino-acid sequence MIGKMVNERYKVIDKLGGGGMSIVYLAEDTILNRKVAIKAISIPPREKEETLKRFEREVHNSSQLSHENIVSMIDVDEEDECFYLMMEYIEGPTLAEYIHSHGPLSVETAIKFTEQILSGIKHAHDMRIVHRDIKPQNVLIDKNKTLKIFDFGIAKALSETSLTQTNHVLGTVQYLSPEQAKGESTDEGTDIYSIGIVLYEMLVGEPPFNGETAVSIAIKHIQDSIPNITTDKREEVPQSLSNVVLRATEKDKHNRYHTVQEMCDDLTSALHENRANEEKYELDKTKTVPLTKDELNKKMNSTHNDDDLNKTMQIPIVNEPVRQQEFQSLEGRYSPPPKKKHSKMKIIVLSLIFALLLAGLVGFIGMGVFGSKYEEMPDLSGKTEKEAEQILKDHHLTMGDISRKYSDKYPESQIIKSEPNSGERVEEGEAIDIILSKGPQKVKMPNLVGLPKDEAVKKLKDLGLKDIDVEQAYSRSVDKGLISEQSVEANSEVALNDHHIKIYESLGVRQVYVSDFENKSYSSAKKELESKGFRVQATQENDDKVKKGNIISQSPKNKSVDEGSVINLTVSKGKSGEGDDDTDDSDVKTTTETVKVPYSGSKGKSQTVEVFIRDKDNTGNSASQTYKISKDKTISIPLKIEKGKTAGYTVRVDNKIVADKDVGYDD is encoded by the coding sequence ATGATAGGAAAGATGGTTAATGAACGCTACAAAGTTATAGATAAACTCGGTGGCGGAGGTATGAGTATTGTATATTTAGCAGAGGATACAATACTCAATCGTAAAGTCGCAATCAAAGCTATTTCAATTCCACCCCGTGAGAAGGAAGAAACCTTAAAACGTTTTGAACGAGAGGTACATAATTCATCTCAGCTTTCACATGAAAACATCGTAAGTATGATTGATGTAGATGAAGAAGACGAATGTTTCTATCTAATGATGGAATATATTGAAGGTCCAACATTAGCTGAATACATACATAGTCATGGCCCTTTAAGTGTAGAAACAGCTATAAAATTTACTGAGCAAATTTTAAGTGGTATTAAACATGCACATGACATGAGAATTGTGCATCGGGACATTAAACCACAAAATGTATTAATAGATAAAAACAAAACGTTGAAAATCTTTGATTTTGGTATAGCTAAAGCGTTAAGTGAAACATCCTTAACACAAACGAATCACGTGCTTGGAACAGTACAGTATCTTTCACCAGAACAGGCTAAAGGTGAATCAACTGATGAAGGTACAGATATTTACTCAATTGGTATTGTGCTATATGAAATGTTAGTGGGTGAACCTCCATTTAATGGGGAAACTGCAGTTAGTATTGCAATAAAACATATTCAAGATTCAATACCCAATATTACTACTGATAAACGCGAAGAAGTACCACAATCGTTAAGCAATGTTGTGTTACGCGCCACTGAAAAGGATAAACATAATCGTTATCATACTGTTCAAGAAATGTGTGATGACTTAACCAGTGCTCTACATGAGAACCGTGCGAACGAGGAAAAATATGAATTAGATAAAACTAAAACAGTTCCACTTACTAAAGATGAACTCAATAAAAAGATGAATAGTACGCATAACGATGATGATTTAAATAAAACAATGCAAATACCCATTGTAAATGAACCAGTACGTCAGCAAGAATTTCAATCGTTAGAGGGGCGCTATTCGCCACCACCTAAGAAGAAACACTCTAAGATGAAAATAATTGTCCTATCTCTAATATTCGCGTTGTTGTTAGCCGGATTAGTTGGATTTATTGGCATGGGCGTATTTGGCAGTAAGTATGAAGAAATGCCAGATTTATCAGGAAAAACTGAAAAAGAAGCAGAGCAAATATTAAAAGATCATCACTTGACCATGGGCGATATATCCAGGAAATACAGTGATAAATACCCTGAAAGTCAAATCATCAAGTCTGAACCAAATAGTGGTGAACGTGTAGAAGAGGGAGAAGCGATTGATATCATTCTTTCTAAGGGTCCTCAAAAAGTAAAAATGCCAAATCTTGTGGGACTGCCTAAAGACGAAGCTGTTAAGAAGCTAAAAGATTTAGGATTAAAAGATATTGATGTTGAACAAGCATATAGTCGCTCAGTAGACAAAGGTTTAATTTCCGAACAAAGTGTAGAAGCAAATAGTGAAGTCGCTCTAAATGATCATCATATAAAAATCTACGAGTCACTAGGTGTACGTCAAGTTTATGTGAGTGATTTTGAAAATAAATCTTATTCATCAGCTAAAAAAGAGCTGGAATCTAAAGGATTTAGAGTACAAGCCACTCAAGAAAATGATGACAAAGTTAAAAAAGGGAATATTATTTCTCAATCACCAAAAAATAAATCAGTAGATGAAGGCTCTGTCATTAATTTAACCGTTTCAAAAGGCAAGTCTGGTGAGGGCGATGACGACACCGACGATAGTGATGTGAAAACTACAACTGAAACAGTTAAGGTGCCTTACTCAGGAAGTAAAGGTAAGAGTCAAACAGTAGAAGTCTTTATCAGAGATAAAGACAACACTGGAAATTCAGCATCACAAACTTATAAAATTTCTAAGGATAAAACGATTAGCATACCTTTAAAAATTGAAAAAGGTAAAACAGCGGGATACACTGTACGTGTTGATAATAAAATTGTTGCCGATAAAGATGTTGGCTATGATGATTAA
- a CDS encoding Stp1/IreP family PP2C-type Ser/Thr phosphatase, which produces MLNAQFFTDTGQHRDKNEDAGGIFYNQTQQQLLVLCDGMGGHKAGEVASQFVTYELQKRFEDENLIEIHQAESWLRSNIKDINFQLYNYAQENPDYNGMGTTLVCAIVYDKQVVVANVGDSRAYVINQRQIEQITSDHSFVNHLVITGQITKEEAFNHPQRNIITKVMGTDKRVSPDLFVKRINFYDFLLLNTDGLTDYVRDYEIQEELNQDDTIEAHCERLMRLAMSHDSQDNVSFILSSIEGDKV; this is translated from the coding sequence ATGTTAAACGCACAATTTTTCACGGATACTGGGCAACATAGAGATAAAAATGAAGATGCTGGCGGTATTTTTTATAACCAAACTCAGCAGCAGCTGTTAGTTTTATGCGATGGTATGGGTGGTCATAAAGCCGGTGAAGTAGCAAGTCAATTCGTTACGTATGAACTTCAAAAACGTTTTGAAGATGAAAACCTCATTGAAATCCATCAAGCTGAATCATGGTTGCGTTCAAACATTAAAGATATTAACTTTCAATTGTATAACTACGCTCAAGAAAATCCAGATTATAATGGTATGGGTACAACTCTTGTGTGCGCAATTGTTTACGACAAGCAAGTTGTTGTAGCTAATGTTGGAGATTCTCGCGCTTATGTTATTAATCAGAGACAAATAGAGCAAATTACAAGTGATCATTCCTTTGTTAATCATCTTGTTATAACTGGTCAAATTACTAAAGAAGAAGCTTTTAATCATCCACAAAGAAATATCATTACTAAAGTTATGGGCACTGATAAACGCGTGTCACCTGATTTGTTTGTTAAAAGAATTAACTTTTATGACTTCTTATTGTTAAATACGGATGGCTTAACGGATTACGTTAGAGATTACGAAATTCAGGAGGAGCTCAATCAAGATGACACCATTGAAGCACATTGTGAACGTCTTATGCGTTTAGCGATGTCCCATGACTCCCAAGATAACGTTAGTTTCATACTGTCATCGATAGAAGGTGACAAAGTATGA